The following is a genomic window from Mycobacterium parmense.
CGAGTCGGAGGCGGCGAAGGCCCGCGAATTCGCTCCCGTGGACGCCGAGAGCCTCTTCACCTGGGCGGCCGGAAGCCGGCCCGGCGGCTGGGACGCCGTGGCGGGCAACCCGCCCTACATCCGCTTCGGGAACTGGCCGTCCGACCAGCGCGCACCGGCACTGGAGCTGATGCGGCGGGAGGGACTGCGCCCCACCCGGCTCACCAACGCCTGGGTGCCCTTCGTGGTGGCGAGCGCCGCGCTGGTGCGCGACGGCGGGCGGGTGGGGCTGGTGCTGCCCGCCGAGCTGCTGCAGGTCTCCTATGCCGCGCAGCTGCGCGACTTCCTGCTGAGGCGGTTCCGCGAGATCACGCTGCTCACCTTCGAACGGCTGGTGTTCGACGGCGTCCTGCAGGAGGTCGTGCTGTTCTGCGGTGTCGTCGGGCCCGGCCCGGCGCGGGTGCGCACGGTCCACCTTGCCGACGCCGACGCGCTCGCCGACTCCGACCTCGACGTCGAGCGCCGTCCTTTTGCGCCCGCGCTGCTGCACGAGGACGAGAAGTGGACCAAGTACTTCCTGGACCCCGGCGCGATCCGGCAGCTGCGCGCGCTCAAGGCGTCGGGGGCCATGCCCCGGCTCGGCGCCGTCGCCGAGGTCGACGTCGGCATCGTGACGGGCCGCAACACCTTCTTCACCTTCACCGACGCGCAGGCCCGCGAGCTCGGCCTGACAGCGCACTGCGTCCCGCTCGTCTCGCGCAGCTTCCAGCTGTCCGGCCTGGTCTATGACACCGATTGCCGCGCAAGCGACCTCGCCGCCGGTCGCCGGACGTGGCTGCTGAGCGCGCCCCGCGAGCCGGTCGATCCGGCCCTGCTCGCCCACATCGCAGCCGGGGAGGCCGCGGGCGTCCACAGCGGGTACAAGTGCTCCATCCGCAAGCCGTGGTGGGTCACCCCGTCGCTGTGGTGCCCCGACCTGTTCATGCTGCGCCAGGTCCACCTGGCGCCGCGACTGACCGTCAACGCCGCCGGTGCCACCAGCACCGACACCGTGCACCGGGTCCGGCTCGGCGCGGGCGTCCGGGCCGGCGCGCTCGCCGCGGTGTTCCACAACAGCGCGACGTTCGCCTTCGCCGAGATCATGGGCCGCAGTTACGGCGGCGGCATCCTCGAGCTGGAACCCGGGGAGGCCGAACAGCTGCCCGTGCCCCCGCCGGCCCTCGCCGACGCCGAACTCGCCCGCGACGTCGACCTGCTGCTGAAGTCCGGCGAGACCCTGCGGGCGCTCGACCTCGTGGACCGGCGCGTCCTCGTCGACGGGCTCGGCCTGTCGCCGGAGCTGGTGGCGCAGTGCCGGTCCGCGTGGGAGGCGCTGCGCGATCGCCGGGCGGGGCGGCGGTCGCGGTGAGCGTTCGGGAGTCGGCGATCTCGGTCCTGACCCATTGGCACCCGCCCGATCCTGCGCAGGACTCGTTGCGGCACGCCGTGCTGGCCTTCGTGCACGGCCGTCCCGACGCCTGCCTGCGCGAGTGCGTGCCGGGCCACGTCACCGCCTCGGCCCTGGTGCTCGACCACACGGGCACCCGGGTGCTGCTGACCCTGCATCCCCGGGTGGGCCGCTGGGTGCAGCTGGGCGGCCACTGCGACGCCGGTGACGCCGACATCGTCGCCGCCGCGCTGCGCGAGGCCACCGAGGAGTCCGGAGTCGACGCCCTGCGCATCGACCCCGAGCTGGCCGCGGTGCACGTCCACCCGGTCACGTGTTCGCTGGGTGTGCCGACCCGTCACCTGGACCTGCAGTTCGTCGCGCACGCGCCCGCCGGCGTGCACATCGCGATCAGCGACGAGTCGGTGGACCTGCGCTGGTGGCCGGTCGACGCGCTGCCGGACGGCAGCGACGACGCGCTGGCCTATCTGGTCGCGCGGGCCACGCGTCGATCGTGACGTCAGCCGCACGCCCGGCGGGACAGCCAGCGGGCTAGACGTCCGAGGAGTAGCGGATCCCGCCGTCGGGAATGGAGATACCGGGCCAGACCCGGGCGCCGCGCAGCAGCTCGCAGCGCGCGCCGATGTCGGCGCCGTCGCCGATGACGCCGTCGCGGATCAGCGCCCGCGGGCCGATGCGCACCCCGAAGCCGATGATCGAGCGCTCGATCACGCTGCCGGCCTCGACCTTGACGCCGTCGAAGACCACCGCGCCGTCCAGCCGCACGCCGGGGCCGATCTCGGCGCCCCGCCCGACGACCGTGCCGCCGATCAGCACCGCGCCCGGCGACACCGCCGCGCCGTCGTGGACCAGCTGCTCCCCGCGGTGGCCCCGCAGCGCCGGTGACGGGGCGATCCCGCGGACCAGGTCCGCCGAACCGCGCACGAAGTCTTCGGGTGTGCCCATGTCCCGCCAGTAGGTGGCGTCGACGTATCCGCAGACCTTGACGTCGGCGTCCGAGAGCAGGGCGGGGAACACCTCGCGCTCGACGGAGACCTCGCGGCCGCGCGGGATCCGGTCGATCATCGCGCGTCCGAAGACGTAACAGCCGGCGTTGATCTGGTCGGTCGGCGGGTCCTGCGTCTTCTCCAGGAACGCGGTGACCCGGCCCTGGTCGTCGGTGGGCACGCAGCCGAACGCGCGCGGGTCGCCGACGCGGACCAGGTGCAGGGTCACGTCGGCGCGGTTGGTCTGGTGGAAGTCCAGCAGCTGGCCCAGGTCGGCGCCCGAGAGCACGTCGCCGTTGAACACCATCGCGGTGTCGTGGCGCAGCTTGTCGGCGACGTTCGCGATGCCGCCGCCGGTGCCCAGCGGGGTC
Proteins encoded in this region:
- a CDS encoding Eco57I restriction-modification methylase domain-containing protein, which encodes MQTFAGKAAASAGKIRGGYYTPAAVARFLAGWVREAGPAIVEPSCGDGAILRELGRLTDRARGVELVESEAAKAREFAPVDAESLFTWAAGSRPGGWDAVAGNPPYIRFGNWPSDQRAPALELMRREGLRPTRLTNAWVPFVVASAALVRDGGRVGLVLPAELLQVSYAAQLRDFLLRRFREITLLTFERLVFDGVLQEVVLFCGVVGPGPARVRTVHLADADALADSDLDVERRPFAPALLHEDEKWTKYFLDPGAIRQLRALKASGAMPRLGAVAEVDVGIVTGRNTFFTFTDAQARELGLTAHCVPLVSRSFQLSGLVYDTDCRASDLAAGRRTWLLSAPREPVDPALLAHIAAGEAAGVHSGYKCSIRKPWWVTPSLWCPDLFMLRQVHLAPRLTVNAAGATSTDTVHRVRLGAGVRAGALAAVFHNSATFAFAEIMGRSYGGGILELEPGEAEQLPVPPPALADAELARDVDLLLKSGETLRALDLVDRRVLVDGLGLSPELVAQCRSAWEALRDRRAGRRSR
- a CDS encoding NUDIX hydrolase — encoded protein: MSVRESAISVLTHWHPPDPAQDSLRHAVLAFVHGRPDACLRECVPGHVTASALVLDHTGTRVLLTLHPRVGRWVQLGGHCDAGDADIVAAALREATEESGVDALRIDPELAAVHVHPVTCSLGVPTRHLDLQFVAHAPAGVHIAISDESVDLRWWPVDALPDGSDDALAYLVARATRRS
- the manB gene encoding mannose-1-phosphate guanylyltransferase, coding for MGGSQVDAVVLVGGKGTRLRPLTLSAPKPMLPTAGLPFLTHLLSRIAAAGIEHVILSTSYKAAVFEAEFGDGSKLGLQIDYVTEETPLGTGGGIANVADKLRHDTAMVFNGDVLSGADLGQLLDFHQTNRADVTLHLVRVGDPRAFGCVPTDDQGRVTAFLEKTQDPPTDQINAGCYVFGRAMIDRIPRGREVSVEREVFPALLSDADVKVCGYVDATYWRDMGTPEDFVRGSADLVRGIAPSPALRGHRGEQLVHDGAAVSPGAVLIGGTVVGRGAEIGPGVRLDGAVVFDGVKVEAGSVIERSIIGFGVRIGPRALIRDGVIGDGADIGARCELLRGARVWPGISIPDGGIRYSSDV